One window from the genome of Schistocerca piceifrons isolate TAMUIC-IGC-003096 chromosome 1, iqSchPice1.1, whole genome shotgun sequence encodes:
- the LOC124788024 gene encoding transcription factor kayak isoform X3 — protein sequence MEPIDLSSLIPPELWFQQFVTLDGLNSGVPTRTTATLTPTTLRNIEQTLIDLECEVSSHQNEAGFVPPVVQPVSQVGGTYMSLLESKPAWQADVGQQAARPTVVTTASVLPTTVATTATIPVTAANVTAAPRRNVGGRRPTKNTGISPEEEERRRVRRERNKMAAARCRKRRLDHTNALLQETEGLEQKKQGLQLEIQQLTQQKEDLEFLLEAHQRHCRLNGTAGSCSPLDVKPFDYRPPTSVSEEMCVKRETDEDPHGPPPAKRLAPEPSLPGPVAGTGGVAKPPRPNSLPVAAAFTPAAGTLKVAASVSEVAGVPVTTPSAGMPFNFDSLMEGGTGLTPVSAPLIPSCSSQQRNSADLASPDAVPAKLVSL from the exons ATGGAGCCGATAGATTTGAGCAGCCTCATCCCGCCGGAGTTGTGGTTTCAGCAG TTTGTCACTCTGGATGGCCTGAACTCTGGTGTACCTACAAGAACTACAGCTACACTGACTCCCACCACACTACGTAATATTGAACAAACATTGATTGATCTGGAGTGTGAGGTCAGCTCTCATCAAAACGAGGCTGGCTTCGTCCCTCCCGTTGTGCAGCCAGTATCACAAG TTGGCGGCACGTACATGAGTCTCTTGGAAAGCAAACCCGCATGGCAAGCAGATGTGGGTCAACAAGCTGCTCGTCCCACTGTTGTTACAACTGCTTCAGTATTACCAACAACAGTGGCCACCACTGCTACAATTCCAGTCACTGCTGCTAATGTTACTGCAGCTCCACGTCGCAACGTAGGCGGGCGGCGGCCGACGAAGAATACTGGG ATTTCGCCTGAGGAGGAGGAGAGAAGACGTGTGAGGCGTGAACGAAACAAAATGGCTGCTGCCAGATGCCGAAAGAGGAGACTGGATCATACAAATGCTTTATTGCAG GAAACAGAGGGGTTGGAGCAGAAGAAACAAGGTTTACAATTGGAAATTCAGCAACTTACGCAACAGAAAGAAGACTTAGAGTTCTTATTGGAAGCTCACCAGAGACACTGCCGACTGAATGGAACCGCTGGATCGTGCTCGCCTCTCGATGTCAAGCCGTTCGATTATCGTCCGCCGACATCAGTCAGTGAGGAGATGTGCGTGAAACGTGAAACGGATGAGGATCCTCACGGACCACCTCCAGCCAAACGATTAGCACCAGAACCGTCACTGCCGGGGCCTGTTGCTGGTACCGGTGGTGTAGCCAAGCCGCCGAGGCCAAACTCATTGCCTGTAGCGGCCGCTTTCACCCCCGCTGCTGGAACACTGAAAGTGGCAGCATCTGTGTCTGAGGTCGCAGGTGTTCCTGTCACTACACCTTCAGCTGGAATGCCATTCAACTTTGATTCTCTTATGGAAGGGGGAACCGGCCTCACACCTGTGTCAGCGCCTCTCATTCCCTCTTGCTCAAGCCAGCAACGCAACAGTGCCGACTTAGCTTCTCCAGATGCTGTTCCTGCAAAGCTCGTGTCTTTGTGA
- the LOC124788024 gene encoding transcription factor kayak isoform X2, with protein MYSAGNSVHSSDSDSQDSRLSTTDFFMPVASGGDVITPTTFVTLDGLNSGVPTRTTATLTPTTLRNIEQTLIDLECEVSSHQNEAGFVPPVVQPVSQVGGTYMSLLESKPAWQADVGQQAARPTVVTTASVLPTTVATTATIPVTAANVTAAPRRNVGGRRPTKNTGISPEEEERRRVRRERNKMAAARCRKRRLDHTNALLQETEGLEQKKQGLQLEIQQLTQQKEDLEFLLEAHQRHCRLNGTAGSCSPLDVKPFDYRPPTSVSEEMCVKRETDEDPHGPPPAKRLAPEPSLPGPVAGTGGVAKPPRPNSLPVAAAFTPAAGTLKVAASVSEVAGVPVTTPSAGMPFNFDSLMEGGTGLTPVSAPLIPSCSSQQRNSADLASPDAVPAKLVSL; from the exons TTTGTCACTCTGGATGGCCTGAACTCTGGTGTACCTACAAGAACTACAGCTACACTGACTCCCACCACACTACGTAATATTGAACAAACATTGATTGATCTGGAGTGTGAGGTCAGCTCTCATCAAAACGAGGCTGGCTTCGTCCCTCCCGTTGTGCAGCCAGTATCACAAG TTGGCGGCACGTACATGAGTCTCTTGGAAAGCAAACCCGCATGGCAAGCAGATGTGGGTCAACAAGCTGCTCGTCCCACTGTTGTTACAACTGCTTCAGTATTACCAACAACAGTGGCCACCACTGCTACAATTCCAGTCACTGCTGCTAATGTTACTGCAGCTCCACGTCGCAACGTAGGCGGGCGGCGGCCGACGAAGAATACTGGG ATTTCGCCTGAGGAGGAGGAGAGAAGACGTGTGAGGCGTGAACGAAACAAAATGGCTGCTGCCAGATGCCGAAAGAGGAGACTGGATCATACAAATGCTTTATTGCAG GAAACAGAGGGGTTGGAGCAGAAGAAACAAGGTTTACAATTGGAAATTCAGCAACTTACGCAACAGAAAGAAGACTTAGAGTTCTTATTGGAAGCTCACCAGAGACACTGCCGACTGAATGGAACCGCTGGATCGTGCTCGCCTCTCGATGTCAAGCCGTTCGATTATCGTCCGCCGACATCAGTCAGTGAGGAGATGTGCGTGAAACGTGAAACGGATGAGGATCCTCACGGACCACCTCCAGCCAAACGATTAGCACCAGAACCGTCACTGCCGGGGCCTGTTGCTGGTACCGGTGGTGTAGCCAAGCCGCCGAGGCCAAACTCATTGCCTGTAGCGGCCGCTTTCACCCCCGCTGCTGGAACACTGAAAGTGGCAGCATCTGTGTCTGAGGTCGCAGGTGTTCCTGTCACTACACCTTCAGCTGGAATGCCATTCAACTTTGATTCTCTTATGGAAGGGGGAACCGGCCTCACACCTGTGTCAGCGCCTCTCATTCCCTCTTGCTCAAGCCAGCAACGCAACAGTGCCGACTTAGCTTCTCCAGATGCTGTTCCTGCAAAGCTCGTGTCTTTGTGA
- the LOC124788024 gene encoding transcription factor kayak isoform X1 has product MNLDLMPQLVPLSSQVLDREDDQLLTMYSDWSRNSDKQRMFVTLDGLNSGVPTRTTATLTPTTLRNIEQTLIDLECEVSSHQNEAGFVPPVVQPVSQVGGTYMSLLESKPAWQADVGQQAARPTVVTTASVLPTTVATTATIPVTAANVTAAPRRNVGGRRPTKNTGISPEEEERRRVRRERNKMAAARCRKRRLDHTNALLQETEGLEQKKQGLQLEIQQLTQQKEDLEFLLEAHQRHCRLNGTAGSCSPLDVKPFDYRPPTSVSEEMCVKRETDEDPHGPPPAKRLAPEPSLPGPVAGTGGVAKPPRPNSLPVAAAFTPAAGTLKVAASVSEVAGVPVTTPSAGMPFNFDSLMEGGTGLTPVSAPLIPSCSSQQRNSADLASPDAVPAKLVSL; this is encoded by the exons ATGAATTTGGATTTGATGCCTCAGCTGGTACCTTTGAGTTCTCAAGTGCTGGACAGAGAGGACGATCAATTGCTGACTATGTACTCTGATTGGAGTCGCAACAGCGATAAACAACGAATG TTTGTCACTCTGGATGGCCTGAACTCTGGTGTACCTACAAGAACTACAGCTACACTGACTCCCACCACACTACGTAATATTGAACAAACATTGATTGATCTGGAGTGTGAGGTCAGCTCTCATCAAAACGAGGCTGGCTTCGTCCCTCCCGTTGTGCAGCCAGTATCACAAG TTGGCGGCACGTACATGAGTCTCTTGGAAAGCAAACCCGCATGGCAAGCAGATGTGGGTCAACAAGCTGCTCGTCCCACTGTTGTTACAACTGCTTCAGTATTACCAACAACAGTGGCCACCACTGCTACAATTCCAGTCACTGCTGCTAATGTTACTGCAGCTCCACGTCGCAACGTAGGCGGGCGGCGGCCGACGAAGAATACTGGG ATTTCGCCTGAGGAGGAGGAGAGAAGACGTGTGAGGCGTGAACGAAACAAAATGGCTGCTGCCAGATGCCGAAAGAGGAGACTGGATCATACAAATGCTTTATTGCAG GAAACAGAGGGGTTGGAGCAGAAGAAACAAGGTTTACAATTGGAAATTCAGCAACTTACGCAACAGAAAGAAGACTTAGAGTTCTTATTGGAAGCTCACCAGAGACACTGCCGACTGAATGGAACCGCTGGATCGTGCTCGCCTCTCGATGTCAAGCCGTTCGATTATCGTCCGCCGACATCAGTCAGTGAGGAGATGTGCGTGAAACGTGAAACGGATGAGGATCCTCACGGACCACCTCCAGCCAAACGATTAGCACCAGAACCGTCACTGCCGGGGCCTGTTGCTGGTACCGGTGGTGTAGCCAAGCCGCCGAGGCCAAACTCATTGCCTGTAGCGGCCGCTTTCACCCCCGCTGCTGGAACACTGAAAGTGGCAGCATCTGTGTCTGAGGTCGCAGGTGTTCCTGTCACTACACCTTCAGCTGGAATGCCATTCAACTTTGATTCTCTTATGGAAGGGGGAACCGGCCTCACACCTGTGTCAGCGCCTCTCATTCCCTCTTGCTCAAGCCAGCAACGCAACAGTGCCGACTTAGCTTCTCCAGATGCTGTTCCTGCAAAGCTCGTGTCTTTGTGA